Below is a genomic region from Seriola aureovittata isolate HTS-2021-v1 ecotype China chromosome 23, ASM2101889v1, whole genome shotgun sequence.
TAATCATTAGATATGTTTAAGTGTATTTGCCCTGCATTAGCATTGCCTTTAAAATACTCTGTTCAGGTTTAAATCTTgatgagggacatcactaaagctccagtgcagtaggagaccttggtgtaagaactaagtacatttataaGTGAAGGAGATGAAGTTAAGAAGTTCAACAAAAGTTCATAGTACGGGCTATAGGTGTTAGGACAGGAGGTGCTATaggaagagatgagtcttcaagagactCTTGAAGATGAAGAGGGACACTCCTGCTCTGACAGCATGTTCCACtatcagggaaccacagagcagaacagtctggactgagatcGTCTTGTGTGCAGCGATGGCAATGCTCAGTGCACAGTGTCCGAGGAGAGGCATATGATACTATATGCAGAAGTTACTCTGAAGGCAacattagtgacttgaattcGATTTAGGCGGCCATGAGTAGACAGTTTAGTTCAATGAGTAGAGGAGTGACATCTGTCGTTTTGGGCTGATTGAAGAACAGAAATATTTCTTGCCACAAATGTACAACCTAGTATCAATGGCTGTGCTTAGGGGTGGGCGATCTGGCAAAAAGATCATATGAATGATATTTTAGAATCCTCGATCTGCCCtttctttctgctctgattttactgtgaaaatcCTGACCGGAAGTTATTTGTGTATCTCCGCTACTTTGATGCCTTTTTAAGACGTTTGTCAACTAGGCCAAATTCTCCACCCACTGTGTTGTCTATGTATGTCACAACCAATCTCACTTTTTTCTTAGTTCATGTGGAGTGTCCGTTCGAACCACGCTGGTATTTATTTAGGAGGTGTTATATGTACTGTAAGTGCTTTGATTTGAAATATACGTTGCTGCAAAGCAGCTAGCCCCCAGCTAATGTACAGGAAGTCTCTTGCCGAGGCTGCAGAGCACAATAAGGACTGACACTGCCAGCGTCTGTTAGCTGGCATGCTGATAGTTTTCAACAGTTAACAATAGGCTGGTTAGCAGCGATTGAACTGTTAAAtctaaatatcaaaatatatcagCTTTTAATGTTGCGATCTGTATGATTTATCTGAGAAGTagataaaatgacaaagtaaGATCATCCACAATATAAGATCGTCTGATCGCCTACCCGTAGCTGTGCTGATCCCACCAAAACCCTTCACTGGATACATCAATCTGCTCACACAGTGTTTAACTACTTACCAACAACAAGCTCAACGAAAgattctcctttctcttttggAATGAAGCATTTGTATCTCCCCTGATCAGCAGGTTTCACTCTGGAGagtttcagtgaaatgtttccGTGCTTCAGTTCATCAGTGAAAAGTGACGTCCGTCCTGAGTAGGATGGATTTTTTTCGTGTAAGAGCTCCTGATGAGCACGCCACACATAGACAAATCTGGGGTCCAGGTCAGACCTCGTCCAATCCAACGTCTTGGCAGCAACATCCTGGGCAGGTTCCAGATGACATGGCAAAATGATGTCACTGCCAATTTTTGCCACTATTGGCTGAGATGAACCAATTAACTGAGActgacctgaaaaaaaaagacgggTTAATTAATTTCGGCTGTAGGCCTAAGACCAAGCTAGACAGAGCCCCAAACAGTTAAGGTAGGACATTTTATTCTAAGCTAcactttcattatttcacaATACTTTTGTGTTACCTCATAATAACTATAGGGTATCCGTCTTTTGCTTTCCCTCCTTTTTATATACAATTTATAATTCTGTGATCCCAGGACACTAGTTATGACAGATGTTAATGCACCACAAAGGCTTCAATACAATGCACAGCCAGCACATAAATCAGCTCAGTCGTTCTCCATGTGCATCAGTGGGGAAGCAAAACATTGAGAAGTTGTGCAAAGTATTGCAAGATAATGCAAAAGTATTGCAAGGTAACAAAAAAGGGAATGCATAAATAAAGACAATCATATGAAGACCATTCAGTTGTGACACAGACTCAGTATGATTCTGTTACGAGGATAAAATCTGAactttttgaagttttaaatgTGGTAAAAGGTTAGTTTCTCTACCTATTGTTGGTTCTTCCACTCAAATATTGGGATcaacaacatttcctctttatgtCGACAGTAAATGTAATCTTGTcaaaattacactttttacaGAGGTGACAGAATTTGCTTTTACAGTTTACTTGTTTAGTGTAAAGACAGAGTTTTCTAGCAAATTGGTTGAATTATCTTTCAGTTCAACTCTTATCTGCATGATTtggtaattttattttatccaaATTAGGATTTTAATCtcactgtatttgtgtgaaGTTACCTTTACTAAAGGGTATGAGGACGAGATGGAAGACCAGGACACTGGTGGTTGTGAACGGAGACTGAATGGACAGTCCAGCCATCTGGTGAAACATTATGCAGTTCTGAAAATGGATAGAAACCATGAACATGTGAAAACCATCACTGTATAGAAAATAAACTGATGAACTggtgtttaaattaaaaaaaaaaagtccagtcAAAAATAAACCAAGAAAAACCTAGAACACGttatcacaaaaacaatgaaacacgtcctttctctgacttttgccagcacagacagagacgTGTAGATATCTACTGCACAATGTGCAATTAAGATTTGTAATACTTTCACTTTTGCCAGCACATACAGACCAATAGGGAGTTCgtttaaagttaaaattatAAAACTTTATTGTGGAGAAAATATTGTTCCTTAGTGAATTTAAAAAGTGCCTTGATGCTGTTTGGCTTCTTTCATGGTTTAACCTACGCTAGAACCCTTTCTATGATAGTCTGTCCACGTCTGTAATAATTCATTTGAGAGGATAAAGACTCTGACAATTCGGTTTCAAACTGACCTGTTCAATAAACTATATACATACATAGAAAAAGCTGATTAACTTTGAAATGACTGGATAACTTTAACccttagttttatttttataattattcaGAAGACCACGTACCTGTGGCTTGATGCGTTGCTCATTTCAACTGACTGCAGGTGTAAAGTCTGTAAATCATTTATTATCTGATAACCTTAACTTGCTTCAGTTTACCAACTGCAGAAAGCATGCTCTGGATTTATTGCACATCTCATCTCATGTAGACCTTCCAAACTCTCAAGTTAACCCAAGCAGTGTTTTCTCATAAACTgggttttttaaaatgtatttattgtttattttgtttgtttgtttgtttttgtgtggagCAACTACAATTTCTAATTTACAAACAACGTAAAAGTTCTTTCTAATCAAAGTAAGAAGCTGGTAACGtatcaattaatcagttcaGCTTTAAACGTGATATCTATAATTCAGTTTCAATTTGAGTGCATTTATGAAGTGACCTTTGAGCCTGTTGCCAGGTAACTGAGCAGTTATAAAATAATACATCTGTAATCAAAACTATTAGAACAATACCATTTTTTGTTGTCTTATCAACTTAGCTAAAGTGGAGTACacaacactgttgtttttatctgctatCTTACTTTAGGGGGCAGAACAAGAGgtttttaaatagttttctataatgataaaatgaatcTGCACATGGTAGATGCAGCATGGTTCAGGTTAGGAAAAGATTATGGTTAAAAGACAAATGTAAATTGCAGATTTTTGGCACTGGATGTAAGTCATGAGGTGCACAACTGTCAAATATGGTTGCAGTATGTAAGGACACAGGGCTGTTAGtttagaccagtggttcccaacctgtgggccggggCCATGAATGTATTGCATGTGAGATGCCAGATCATGTCCAAACAGTGCAATTTTGGTGTAAAgatatacataaaaaatatataataaatataattaatgttttaaaacaaaattatctttataaatgtataaaaactcCTGTCATTCTTGTTTTCAATATTATGGCCTATCACTCTAAAAtacaatgataggaacttttatgttgtttctggATGGACCACCTTGTCATCAGACCACATTTTACACTTGAGGAAAAGGACAAAGGAATCAAAATGTGCTCTTAGAAAGCTTTATTTGGCTTCCTGTTGTTACAGGGTCAGAGGTGGGCCAccaacatttttgattttgtcaaGTGTGCCCTGatttggaaaaggttgggaaccactgagtTGAACCACACATCAGTCTGCCAGATACTCCAGTCTCTTTATATCAGACAATGATAGGTTTTAGGAGCTGGTATTGTCTGGTGGGTAAACAGGTTGTTGGAGAACACTGGCACCAGTTTACTGGCTGTTTTGTCTCTGGCAAAGGTAGAAAACAAAGGCACCCCCACCACAGAGTTTGTCCCTCTATGTTACACTGGAATTGCATTGTGAAAGGATGAATGATCAGAAGGAAAACTGGAAACCATCTTGTGTTGGCATCTCACCAGCCATGACGTCTGTCAGCATGTTGGCACTCCTAAACCATGAGAACTCAGTAGTACtgcattattacatgagtactcagtagtcatgGGTCATGGATCGCAACACATCCGTCTTCAAAATCAGCCtttattttgatctcaactacacacttgtaaagtttcatgactCTATCTTGCAGGTTATGATGCTATCCTGGTGAGAAAATCTGCAAAGtgctcaaaaccacctctgtggtggTTCCTGCTACATTAAGTATCTCCAGCCACAACGTCATTGTTGGTGATATCGTTGAGCAAAAACATCCTCAGTGAACATACGTGGATGTGCTGTGAGACAGAATTGAAAAACTGTGAACCTCTGTCTTAGCCACTGAGACTCTGGCTCTAGCTTTTGCACCAACACCAGAAATAAACTgtacaggaagaggaagttcTCACCTACGTTATACTTCAGTTGTATTTCGGTCCGACGCTCAGTCAGCAGCAAGACAACATGGAGGTCACATCTCTCTGCTTCAGACTGTGTGAGTACAACTGTCTCGTTTCTTTTCTTTACGCCCTCAGTTTTCTATATTCCTGCTCATCAAATCATCTGTTGCTTCTTTGTTTGTCCAGTGATGCTTGAATTTATTCTGCTGGGGACCTGTACTCAAGAAACTGGTGAGTAAGAGAGAAAATTATAGAAATGCTcctttttaacatttagattGTTTTATGCATCATTCTCTCGCTCTAAAGACTCATGATAGAAGGTTGACTTAAACCTGACTTAAACTTAAACCTGGGATTTAGATTTTTCACAAATGAACCTGATGACAAATTTGACTTGAAGTTAACcaagttaatgttaatatttctAGTGAATACCAGAATGTATCTTGCAAAAAGCCTTGTCTACCTGTCACAAGGTTGATGTATGTtgattcattttgatttatttcctcgttttggatgttttatttggGAAACTTTCAGATGCAGTTTCCCTTCGTATCACTCCAGACCGTCTGCAGTACTTTGTATATGagtctgtctgttttcattgtgaGGGAACTCATGGTTCCACTCAACTGAGAAGCAGCCGGAACACCAAGGTACTTAATCTGTGTAATATGACAGAAACATCATCAAGTTCGTTCTACACCTTGGACGGAGCCTATTTAACAGACAGTGGAGAATACTGGTGTGAGTCTAAAGGAGAGAGAAGCAACAGTGTCAACATCAGCATAACTGgtatgtaattattttatatgaAGCCACATTTAGAACTTGTAATAATCAGGGGTTTCTCCTACAATTTGTCCAGAATGAAATTCAACTCAATTCATTGAGAATGTTTATATTCTGAATCCACAAGTTTTCGTCAGTGTATAGTTTTGCAGCATCCGTAGATGTTGCCAACTAGAATATTATTGTGTGTAGCCTTTATTCTTCTCTCGTCTGAATTCTCTCAAATTTTCTGTTGTGAGTAACTCCAGGTTTCTACATAAAACCTGtgtttgacttttgaccttttcaaTATGTTCTTCAGGTGGCTCTGTGATTCTGGAGAGTCCCGCTCTTCCTGTAGTGGAAGGAGAAGATGTGACTCTGCGCTGCAGAAACAAGACGACTCCCACCAACCTGAAAGCTATTTTCTACCAAGACGGCAAATTAATTGGCAACCATACTGCAAAGGAGATGAGAATTAATAATGTTTCCAAGTCTAATGAAGGACTCTACAAGTGCATGATCGAGGGTGTTGGAGAATCACCAGGAAGCTGGCTGACCGTGAGAGGTGAGactaaaaaaacatataaacacctttacaaaaatcattaatattatGAATCCtagaacaatttcatatattggcatatatatatatatatacagtggaggaaataattatttgatcCCTTGCTGATTTTGTAAGTTTACCCCCTTACAAAGATGTGAAGAGTACATAATATTTATGGTAGGATTATtataacagagagagacaga
It encodes:
- the LOC130164913 gene encoding butyrophilin subfamily 2 member A1-like → MAGLSIQSPFTTTSVLVFHLVLIPFSKGQSQLIGSSQPIVAKIGSDIILPCHLEPAQDVAAKTLDWTRSDLDPRFVYVWRAHQELLHEKNPSYSGRTSLFTDELKHGNISLKLSRVKPADQGRYKCFIPKEKGESFVELVVDAAASPVVSLAGTDRDKGGVVLDCKSKGWHPEPELLWLDGEGKLLSAGPTETVRGPDDLYTVSSRVTVEKRHSNSFTCRVQQKIINQSRETHFYIPDDFFKGHSSSSVIIAVAVTLAVFIRH